A genomic region of Leptolyngbya sp. NIES-2104 contains the following coding sequences:
- a CDS encoding DNA methyltransferase, whose protein sequence is MSAITSNAIANLQDFVAFSQAYIKGNEKKEAQSFLNAFFQAFGYESAIAAGAEFEQGIAKGSAKGNKGSADLVWSDQVLIEMKSRGENLAHHYNQLERYWMRLTPKPRYSLLCNFDEFWIYDFHNQVDTPVDVIKLDELVHRSSALNFMGKANHAPIFRNNQVEITEKNAQLIGDLYQTLLKRGRQQGFSEFNEEQIQRFILQCVLAMFAEDRELLPKDLFISCVQDCIDQKGSSYDVLGGLFNAMNQKQRAPKHSRFAGVEYFNGGLFSIIHSIALEGHELELLHHCASQRWDQVRPSIFGSIFTSACDPVYRHAHGLHYTSEADIRQIVIPTISEFWEAQIEGANTLKQLQGLHRKLQAYRVLDPACGSGNFLYVAYQELKRVEKRLLDRTTEMGSCTQLQIGGLVSPNQFFGMDTNLFAVQLARVTMMIARKIAIDTFGLTESALPLDTLDHNIVCQDALFSEWKKADAIVGNPPFLGGKHLRLNLGDGYIDRVFEQYPKDVDFCVYWFRKAHETIDETGRVGLVGTNSISQGKSRSASLEYITQNGGQIHTAISTQPWSGEAKVHVSIVNWSKQQPQKYRLDGQVVSHITSSLTAETNVSNAVRLQANLGQCFQGVIPVGKDFLITQEQAEQWIKADLKNVEVLKRFSSGENLTRNPLGTPERWIIDFNDLDIEEASEYTLPFEHLKKYVKPERENNRDSRARNNWWQFLRSRSEMRRSLLPLHQYFGVPEVSKCCVFLPCSTTWLPSNLVKVVASEDFYILGILTSMVHRTWVKAQSSTLKSDTRYTNTTCFETFPFPQTVARSLIQEIRGTMQDLHEYRSDQMNRRDWGITKLYNNYFHEPSSRLSKLHQQLDKLVLQAYGFKPTDNLLDRLLTLNLELARKEKNGETVIGASAPGGDNVDRRFSDRIKTG, encoded by the coding sequence ATGTCGGCAATCACCTCAAATGCGATCGCGAATTTACAGGATTTTGTTGCTTTTTCTCAGGCTTATATTAAAGGGAATGAAAAGAAGGAAGCGCAAAGCTTTTTGAATGCGTTTTTTCAGGCGTTTGGGTATGAAAGTGCGATCGCGGCTGGAGCGGAATTTGAACAGGGAATCGCAAAGGGTAGCGCTAAAGGGAATAAAGGCTCTGCGGATTTGGTGTGGAGCGATCAAGTTCTGATTGAGATGAAGTCTCGCGGTGAGAATTTGGCACATCATTACAATCAGCTTGAACGCTATTGGATGAGATTGACTCCGAAACCTCGATATTCACTGCTCTGTAATTTCGATGAGTTTTGGATTTATGATTTTCATAATCAGGTTGATACGCCTGTCGATGTGATCAAGCTGGATGAATTGGTTCACCGATCGAGTGCGCTTAATTTCATGGGAAAGGCGAATCATGCGCCGATCTTTAGAAATAACCAAGTTGAAATTACTGAGAAGAATGCTCAACTGATTGGAGACTTGTATCAGACCCTTTTAAAGCGGGGAAGACAGCAAGGATTTTCTGAATTTAATGAGGAGCAAATTCAGCGGTTTATTCTGCAATGTGTGTTAGCGATGTTTGCAGAAGATCGCGAATTGTTGCCGAAAGATTTGTTTATTTCTTGTGTTCAAGATTGTATTGATCAAAAAGGGAGTTCTTATGATGTTTTGGGTGGTCTTTTCAATGCGATGAATCAAAAGCAACGTGCGCCGAAACATTCTCGGTTTGCAGGCGTTGAGTATTTTAATGGTGGATTGTTTTCGATCATTCATTCGATCGCGTTAGAAGGTCATGAGCTTGAATTGTTACATCATTGTGCGTCGCAGCGATGGGATCAGGTGCGTCCGTCGATTTTTGGCAGCATTTTTACTTCTGCGTGTGATCCGGTTTATCGTCATGCTCATGGGCTGCACTATACTTCTGAAGCGGATATTCGGCAGATTGTGATTCCGACGATTAGTGAATTTTGGGAGGCGCAGATTGAAGGGGCGAATACGCTGAAACAGTTACAGGGATTGCATCGGAAGCTACAGGCGTATCGAGTGCTAGACCCGGCTTGTGGATCGGGAAATTTTCTCTATGTGGCGTATCAGGAGCTGAAGCGGGTTGAGAAACGATTGCTCGATCGCACAACGGAGATGGGCAGTTGTACTCAGCTTCAGATCGGCGGATTGGTGAGTCCGAATCAGTTTTTTGGGATGGATACGAATTTGTTTGCGGTGCAGTTGGCGCGGGTGACGATGATGATTGCGCGGAAGATTGCGATCGATACATTCGGGCTGACTGAATCGGCTTTACCGCTCGATACGTTGGATCACAATATTGTGTGTCAGGATGCGCTGTTTTCGGAGTGGAAAAAGGCAGATGCGATCGTAGGAAATCCGCCGTTTTTGGGTGGGAAACATTTGCGGTTGAATTTGGGCGATGGTTATATCGATCGGGTGTTTGAACAGTATCCGAAAGATGTGGATTTCTGTGTGTATTGGTTCCGAAAGGCGCATGAGACGATCGATGAAACTGGGCGGGTTGGCTTGGTGGGAACGAATTCGATTAGTCAGGGCAAAAGTCGATCGGCATCTTTGGAGTACATCACGCAGAATGGCGGACAGATTCATACTGCAATTTCGACCCAGCCTTGGTCGGGTGAAGCAAAGGTTCACGTTAGTATTGTGAACTGGTCAAAGCAGCAACCCCAAAAGTATCGGCTTGATGGTCAAGTTGTTTCGCATATTACATCGTCGCTTACTGCTGAGACGAATGTATCGAATGCAGTGCGATTGCAAGCGAATTTAGGACAATGCTTTCAGGGTGTGATTCCGGTTGGAAAGGATTTTCTGATTACTCAAGAGCAAGCCGAACAATGGATTAAAGCTGATTTGAAGAATGTTGAAGTGTTGAAACGGTTCTCATCAGGCGAGAATCTTACTCGAAATCCGCTTGGAACACCGGAACGATGGATCATTGATTTTAATGATTTAGATATTGAAGAAGCGAGTGAATATACATTGCCTTTTGAGCATCTCAAGAAGTATGTAAAGCCAGAACGGGAGAACAATCGAGATTCTAGAGCTAGAAATAACTGGTGGCAGTTTCTTCGCTCTCGTTCTGAGATGCGTCGATCGCTTCTACCGCTTCATCAATATTTTGGCGTTCCTGAAGTGTCAAAGTGTTGTGTGTTTCTTCCTTGTTCTACAACTTGGCTACCAAGTAATCTTGTAAAAGTTGTTGCAAGTGAAGATTTCTACATTCTTGGAATTCTGACTTCAATGGTTCATCGCACTTGGGTCAAAGCTCAAAGCTCAACATTGAAAAGTGATACTCGTTACACCAACACAACTTGTTTTGAGACTTTTCCGTTTCCTCAGACGGTTGCTCGATCGCTAATTCAAGAAATCCGAGGCACGATGCAAGACCTCCATGAATACCGCTCCGATCAGATGAATCGACGCGATTGGGGGATCACCAAGCTCTACAACAACTACTTTCACGAACCCTCTAGCCGCCTCTCGAAACTTCATCAACAGCTAGATAAACTCGTGCTTCAAGCTTACGGCTTCAAACCGACTGACAACCTTTTAGACCGCCTGCTGACGCTCAATCTCGAACTCGCTCGGAAAGAGAAAAACGGTGAAACTGTGATCGGGGCATCTGCTCCTGGTGGTGATAATGTCGATCGAAGATTTAGCGATCGAATTAAAACAGGCTGA
- a CDS encoding MEKHLA domain-containing protein: protein MSAIQDVATKTNLVSFTPEKWNEASNSLLSDWQVKQAQRLIKSFHHWTGKTLIETPEALFNAPFVVVSHGTEPDPIFNYGNQQALTLWEMDWETFTRTPSRQSAEPVSQEERLRLLTETKSKGYVSGYRGIRISSTGKRFWIEDVILWTVLDELNQPCGQAATFSSWTFI, encoded by the coding sequence ATGAGTGCTATTCAAGATGTTGCCACAAAAACTAATCTGGTTAGTTTTACCCCTGAGAAATGGAACGAGGCTTCAAATAGTTTGCTCTCTGATTGGCAGGTTAAACAAGCTCAACGGTTAATCAAGAGCTTTCATCATTGGACAGGCAAAACGTTAATTGAAACGCCTGAAGCTTTGTTTAATGCGCCGTTTGTAGTTGTCTCACATGGAACCGAACCCGATCCGATATTTAACTATGGCAATCAACAAGCGTTAACACTGTGGGAAATGGACTGGGAAACATTTACGCGAACGCCATCGAGACAATCGGCGGAACCTGTCAGTCAAGAAGAGCGATTGCGCCTCTTGACTGAAACTAAATCCAAAGGCTATGTCAGCGGTTATCGTGGGATTCGCATTTCTAGCACAGGGAAACGCTTCTGGATTGAAGATGTGATTCTCTGGACGGTGCTCGATGAATTGAATCAACCGTGTGGGCAGGCGGCAACGTTTTCAAGTTGGACATTTATTTGA
- a CDS encoding thiol-disulfide oxidoreductase DCC family protein → MKPYTVIYDGHCNLCSNLVQVLEKIDKGERFQYLPMQDETGLAQFGVSAQDCEMGMILIDNVKLDRRWQGSDAAEEIGRLLPVGNVFVTAYQNLPGMKWVGDRVYERVRDNRYALFGRRSSTYQTAYPACESSCSYFSKPNQG, encoded by the coding sequence ATGAAACCTTACACCGTGATTTACGACGGGCACTGTAATCTGTGCTCGAATCTTGTTCAAGTTCTCGAAAAGATTGATAAAGGCGAACGCTTTCAATATCTGCCCATGCAAGATGAAACGGGATTAGCTCAATTTGGAGTGAGTGCCCAAGATTGTGAAATGGGGATGATTTTGATTGACAATGTGAAACTCGATCGCAGATGGCAAGGGAGTGATGCGGCTGAAGAAATCGGAAGATTGCTTCCGGTTGGAAATGTGTTTGTCACGGCTTATCAGAATTTGCCAGGGATGAAATGGGTGGGCGATCGCGTTTATGAGCGGGTTCGTGACAATCGGTATGCGTTATTTGGTCGTCGATCGAGTACCTATCAAACTGCTTATCCTGCTTGTGAAAGTTCTTGCTCTTATTTTTCTAAACCAAATCAGGGTTAA